In the Streptomyces sp. SJL17-4 genome, ACGGGGGCCTCGCCCCGCTCCTCGGCCGCTTCGGGGGCGGGGCTGCTCGGCATGGGGGCTCCTTCTCGGCTCCGCTGCGTCCTGGACGTACAGCATCCTGCCGGGCCGGATCGGCGGCCGCGACCGCTCAGCCGCGGTCCGGGCCCTGGGCGATGAGCCGTTCCAGGAGTTCCTGGAACTCGTCGCCGACGACGATCCGCAGGTCCCCCCGCTCCTCGTCGTGCTCGCTGAGCTGGGTGAGCGTGCCGCCGCGCCACCAGAAGACGTACGGGCTGATGGCGCCGGGCGTCTCCTCGTAACCGGAGGCGGCGAAGGAGGCCATCGCGCCGAGGGCCGGGATGATCGAGGTGTCCCGGATGGGGTGGAAGGCGAGCTGGTGGCGGAACGGCATCGCGACCAGGGCGCCGTGCTCGCCGAGCGGCAGCCCGGTGACCCGCCGGGCCACGCCCTCCAGGTCGAGGACGCGGCTCGCGGTGTAGAAGGAGTCGCCGAGGATGATCTCGAAGCACATGCCGTCGGCGTCACGGACGGTCTCGTGCTCCTCGAGCAGCCCGCGCAGATTGCGCAGGGCCCGGTCGCGCAGCTGGGCGTGGTCGCCGAGCCGTTCGAGCGCCTCGTCGGTGAGCATCATGACGCTCTCCGGCAGGTCGAGGGCGAGGATCTCGTACAGACCGGGGGCGACGGTCCGCGCGTATCCGAAGGCGGCGGCGTCGATGCCGTCACCGCTGACGACCCGGGGGTACAGCTGGGAGCGGATCTGCTCGGGCGGCAGGGTGTCGAGCGCGGAGGGGCCGTCCATGGCGCGGACGACCAGACCGATGTGGCGGTTGATCATGCCGGGCCAGACGCGGGGCCCGCGCCGGTCCTGGTGGCAGACGGCGGCGAGGTTGCCGAGGCCGAAGCGGCGGCCCTTGTCGTCGATGACGTGGTCGGCGTAGACGCTGACCTCCAGGCCCAGCTCGGCGAAGGTCTCCCGGACGCGGCCGCGGAAGAGCGCGGCCTCACGCTGCGAGAAGTACGCGAACTCGGGGTCCCTCGGTGCGTCGTCGCCGTCCCGCCTGGGTCCTCGCCGCAGCCACCCCACGCCCGCCCGCCTTCCGTCGCCGTTGCGGACAGGGTAGCGACTGCCGGTGTCAGCTCTTGAGCCGTCGGATGAACTCGGCCACCGGGCCGGTGGGTTCGGTACGCGAGCCGGCCAGGAGGAGGAGTTCGGTGCGGTGCACGAGCCGGGGTGTGACCAGGGGGACGGCGGTGGCGCCGGGGACGTCCGCCGCGACCGGTGCGGGCAGCAGGGCGAGGCCGTGGCCGGCGGCGGCCAGCGCGGCGAGGGTGCGGGTGTCGGTGCCCTCGTAGCGCAGGGCGGTACGGAATCCCCGCCCGGCCGGCCCGCCGTGGACGCCCCGCAGCTGGTCGAGGGGGAGGCCGGCGGCGGGGGCGTCGAGCCAGCGGGCGTCGACGAGGTCGTCGAGGCGGAGCCCGGAGCGCCCGGCGAGCGGATGGGACGCGGGCAGGACGACGGCGAGCGGCTCCTCGGCGACGCCGCTCGCGGCGAGCGGCGCGACGTCGGGCAGCCGCAGCGGGTCGCTGGGGGCGGCGATGCCGTCGACGAGCCCGGCGTCGGCCTCGCCGGTGGCGACGGCGGCGGGCACCCGCTCGCGGGGCAGCGCCCGCAGGGTGACGCCGGTGGCGGGCAGCGCGGCGAGGGTACGGGCGTGCAGGGCGAGCGGGGAGGCGGCGACGCTCAGGGTGGCGCGGGGCGCGGCGGCGAACCGGTCGAGGTCGGCGCGGGCCGCGTCGAGCCG is a window encoding:
- a CDS encoding LysR family transcriptional regulator, which gives rise to MDPHLLRTYVTVARLASFSEAARELGYTQSAVSQHIAALEADLALPLLTRRPVAPTPAGERLLEHAGALLLRLDAARADLDRFAAAPRATLSVAASPLALHARTLAALPATGVTLRALPRERVPAAVATGEADAGLVDGIAAPSDPLRLPDVAPLAASGVAEEPLAVVLPASHPLAGRSGLRLDDLVDARWLDAPAAGLPLDQLRGVHGGPAGRGFRTALRYEGTDTRTLAALAAAGHGLALLPAPVAADVPGATAVPLVTPRLVHRTELLLLAGSRTEPTGPVAEFIRRLKS